Proteins from one Kineosporiaceae bacterium genomic window:
- a CDS encoding glutamyl-tRNA reductase, whose amino-acid sequence MTNPLVVGLSYRTAPFGLLERAALDAASCRALELRLCGAEHVSEAVVLSTCNRLEVYASVDRFHAALAAVGDLLAEVTGVRLDDLTEHLYVHYEGAAIEHLFAVAAGLDSMAVGEQQILGQVRGALRAAQDGGTASRRLIPLLQTALRVGKRVHTETDIDRTAVSLVETGLDAGRAVLGPLEQTHALVLGAGAMSGLVVATLQRAGVGTLTVINRTPERAERLAAAAGGSARPLADLAAALAEADLVISCAGAGGYLVRPEAVASAGYGRSRGQQVYLDLALPRDIDPAIGALDGVRLIDLAQLGDLVADADRAPGVEQARTLVAEEVEAYLVAAAALDAAPTVAALREMARGVMDSELTRLRARLGDDVDRRTLAELERAVHRVVEKLLHMPTVRVKELAGEPNGSVYAEALRELFGLDLGRRVAAVSTLSLTAESGSAEVSLTIEGVGAP is encoded by the coding sequence GTGACCAATCCGCTGGTGGTGGGCCTGTCCTATCGCACCGCTCCGTTCGGCCTGCTGGAACGCGCTGCGCTCGATGCAGCCTCCTGCCGTGCGCTGGAGCTGCGGCTGTGCGGCGCCGAGCACGTGTCCGAGGCCGTGGTGCTCTCGACCTGCAATCGGCTCGAGGTCTACGCCTCGGTCGACCGGTTCCATGCCGCGCTGGCGGCGGTCGGTGACCTGCTCGCCGAGGTCACCGGCGTCCGGCTGGACGACCTGACCGAACACCTCTACGTGCACTACGAGGGGGCGGCGATCGAGCACCTGTTCGCCGTGGCCGCCGGGCTGGACTCGATGGCGGTGGGCGAGCAGCAGATCCTCGGCCAGGTGCGGGGCGCGCTCAGGGCCGCCCAGGACGGCGGGACGGCCTCCCGGCGACTGATCCCCTTGCTGCAGACGGCGTTGCGCGTCGGCAAGCGCGTGCACACCGAGACCGACATCGACCGCACGGCCGTCTCGCTGGTCGAGACCGGGTTGGACGCCGGCCGCGCCGTTCTCGGCCCGCTGGAGCAGACGCACGCCCTGGTGCTCGGCGCCGGGGCGATGAGTGGCCTGGTGGTGGCCACCCTGCAACGGGCCGGGGTGGGCACCCTGACGGTGATCAACCGCACCCCGGAACGTGCCGAACGACTGGCCGCCGCCGCCGGCGGCTCGGCCCGGCCGTTGGCCGACCTGGCCGCCGCGCTGGCCGAGGCCGATCTGGTCATCAGCTGCGCCGGCGCGGGTGGTTACCTGGTGCGCCCCGAGGCGGTGGCCTCGGCCGGGTACGGGCGCTCCCGCGGGCAACAGGTCTACCTCGATCTCGCCCTGCCCCGGGACATCGACCCGGCCATCGGCGCCCTGGACGGCGTCCGGTTGATCGATCTGGCCCAACTCGGCGACCTGGTGGCCGACGCCGACCGGGCCCCCGGGGTCGAGCAGGCGCGCACCCTGGTCGCCGAGGAGGTCGAGGCCTACCTGGTGGCAGCGGCCGCCCTGGACGCCGCGCCGACGGTCGCCGCGTTGCGCGAGATGGCCCGTGGCGTGATGGATTCCGAACTCACCCGGCTGCGGGCGCGACTGGGGGACGACGTCGATCGGCGCACCCTGGCCGAGCTCGAGCGCGCCGTCCACCGGGTGGTGGAGAAGCTGCTGCACATGCCCACGGTGCGGGTGAAGGAACTTGCGGGCGAGCCCAACGGTTCGGTGTATGCCGAGGCCTTGCGCGAACTGTTCGGCCTCGACCTGGGCCGCCGCGTGGCGGCCGTGAGCACGCTGAGTCTGACGGCCGAGTCGGGCTCGGCCGAGGTGAGCCTCACGATCGAGGGGGTGGGTGCGCCGTGA
- the hemC gene encoding hydroxymethylbilane synthase: protein MRLGTRRSALALAQSGWVARRIEQAAGGAVRVELVEVTTEGDTSTAPLTSFGGVGVFVSSLRTALSAGEIDLAVHSLKDLPTTPAPGLVVAAIPPREDPRDVLVARDRASLAELPAGSRIGTGSPRRAAQLRAMGFGLEIVDLRGNVDTRIARVLGSPTGAAGDLDGVVLARAGLVRLGRDHEASEVIDPLVMLPAPGQGALAVECRDPSADADAAQVVAFVRPLDDASTRACVEAERALLATLEAGCAAPLGALAEIVDDEDGEQLWLRAVVASVDGSHSLRRSALGAPTSAASIGVALAAELLAEGAGEFVGRHPVAAVRGEVER, encoded by the coding sequence TTGCGCCTGGGTACCCGGCGCTCGGCGTTGGCCCTGGCCCAGTCCGGTTGGGTCGCCCGCCGGATCGAACAGGCTGCCGGTGGGGCCGTGCGGGTCGAGTTGGTCGAGGTGACCACGGAGGGCGACACCTCGACGGCGCCCCTGACCAGCTTCGGCGGGGTCGGGGTGTTCGTGTCGAGCCTGCGTACCGCACTGTCGGCCGGTGAGATCGACCTGGCCGTGCACTCGTTGAAGGACCTGCCCACGACGCCGGCCCCGGGACTCGTGGTCGCAGCGATCCCCCCGCGGGAGGACCCCCGCGACGTGCTGGTGGCCCGCGACCGGGCGAGTCTGGCCGAGTTGCCCGCCGGCTCGCGGATCGGCACCGGTTCGCCCCGGCGCGCGGCCCAGTTGCGGGCCATGGGGTTCGGCCTGGAGATCGTCGACCTGCGGGGCAATGTCGACACCCGGATCGCTCGGGTGCTGGGCTCGCCCACCGGGGCGGCCGGTGACCTGGACGGCGTGGTGCTCGCCCGGGCCGGGTTGGTGCGGCTGGGCCGCGACCACGAGGCGAGCGAGGTGATCGATCCGCTGGTGATGCTGCCCGCCCCCGGTCAGGGCGCCCTCGCCGTCGAGTGCCGCGATCCGTCGGCCGACGCCGACGCAGCGCAGGTCGTGGCGTTCGTGAGGCCTCTGGACGACGCGAGCACCCGGGCGTGTGTCGAGGCCGAACGCGCCCTGCTGGCCACGCTCGAGGCGGGCTGCGCGGCGCCGCTGGGCGCGCTCGCCGAGATCGTGGACGACGAGGACGGTGAGCAGCTGTGGCTTCGAGCCGTCGTCGCCTCGGTGGACGGCAGCCACAGTCTGCGGCGTTCGGCACTGGGTGCTCCCACCAGCGCCGCGAGCATCGGGGTGGCCCTGGCCGCCGAACTGCTCGCCGAGGGAGCCGGTGAGTTCGTCGGTCGCCACCCGGTGGCGGCAGTACGTGGGGAGGTGGAGCGGTGA